TTGTGCCGCAGGACGCGCGCGAAGATCCCGTCGGCCAGGATGGCGGCGGAGGCGATCGCGGCCTCGTCGTCACGCCGGGCCATCAGCGGCACCTGCTGCTGCAGCGGCAGCGGCGCGAGCGCCGAGGCGAATGCCCACGACATCGCTCGCGCGTCGTCCATCGCAAAGCCCACGATGTGATTCTCCACCGCCGGCGCAACGCGCGACAGCAGCGCGAACTCCGGCGAGTCGCGGCCGATCTCGCCTTCTACCGTGGGCGTGAGCGAGGCGAGAACGGTGTTGATGCGGTCGAAGTCGGTCTTCAGCCCGGGCAGCTCGGCGCCGGGGCAGGTGCGCGCGGCGGCGATGCCCAGGTCCAGCGTGATGTGTGCGTTCATCGCCGCCAGCAGGTGCTGAAGGATTACGGGCGTGGGGCTGAGCGTGGCCTCGAACGCCTTCAGCCACACCCGGCTGGGGAGCTGCCCCGCGCGCCATGCATCCAGCGCGTCCAGGAACCGCGTGGCGAAGGTCACGTCCAGCCGCTCCATCCGCGGCCCATCCTGGAACTCTCCCGTGCGGATGCCCTCGCGCACGGCCAGCGTCACGCGGTTGTACAGTGCGGCGAAATAGCCGATGCGATCGCCGCGCGCGACCGCGTCGTCGATGATGGATTCGAGCCGCGCGATGACGTCGTCGATGCTCTGCGGTTGCATGGTCGTGTAGAGGTGGGGTGGGCCGGCGGGACGAACGGAGGAACGAATCCGAATCCGCCACAAACATTACCTGCCCACCAATCCACCAGCAAGCGACACGGCCCAGTCACGCGGCCCGTGCCGTCCCGGCAGCGGTGAGCACGATCTCCCGAAACGGGTCCAGCCCGTCAGCATACACTGCGTCGAACCGGTCCAGCGCCCCGACGGTTTCGCGGAGCGGTGGGCTCATCCATCCGATCAGGTCCAGCGCAATCGCGTGCTGCTCGCGCAGGTCGCGCCAGTGCCAGATGGGCTCATGGTGAAACGCGCGGTTGCGCAGGTGCCGCACCCGGTTCAGCAAGGGAGACAGCGCCTTTCGATTCCTGAACCGCTTGGGTGCGTCGGCGAAGATCTTCTGCCCGAACAGCCTCGGCCACAGGATGCGCGTGTTCTCGTAGCGCACGTCGAAGAGCGTGGTCCAAAATCCGAACGTCAGCTCCGCGACAAGCCGACAGGGCTCGGGCGGTTTTCCCGCATCGCGGAGGCGCGCCTTGGCGCCAGCGACCTTGCTACGGTCGCCCGGCAGCAGGACAGCCGTGTCCAGCCAGCAGGGCACCTGCGCGAGGCTTGGCGACGCGGTGAACGGGTACGATGCGCAGCCCGCGTCGAACACCGCGTTCCGAAGGGCGACCTCCAGCGTCTGCAGCGTCGGATACGTGGCCTCGCACAGAGCGATGTTCCACAGGTATCTGCTCAGAACATCCACCCAGGGCACGCCGGCCCCACCGTACCCGCCCAGGCGCTCCCGTGAGAGTGCCTGCCAAACGGCACGAGCGTACGGGTCTTGCGCAACGTCGGTTATCACGCTATCATTGTGAGCACTGTCCCCGGGCTATTGCTCTCCCGACCTCGCGTCGGTGATCAACCCGGGGTTTTCTTTTGTCCGGACGTAAAGTTAGCAGCGTGGACAGGCTCATCCAAGGAACTTTTCCGGACAGCCGTGACATCAAGAAAAAGACGCGGAGCCCAGTGGCCCCGCGCCTTTTTGCTTTCGACCCTCCGACAGAGCGCCAGATCCCGCCGTCGTCGGCCCTGCGGCTGTTCACCTGCTGCAGGAAGATAGATAGAAACGAGGCGCGGAACCGGTTGGATGAGGCGCCTCGTGTCGTTGTGGTTCGGGCTGGGTCAGCGAGCCACGGCGGCGCGGCGCCATCCGGCGAGCCCGGGAACCGGGGAGGCGGCGGGCACCAGGCCCACGGCGATCATCACGCTGCGCACCGACTTCGAAACGAGCTTGTATGTAGAGGCGAACATCTTGGTGCTCCGTCTTTCCGTTAGGGATCTTCAGGTCCTGCCCGGTACCGTACGCGGCAGGTGAAGCCCGAGTTTCAATCCATCGCCCCCGCCTTGCGTTTGTGCTCGTCCCGTCCGCCCGTTATCGTCCCGCCCATGCTCCCCCCGACCGCATCCCCGACCGATA
This Longimicrobium sp. DNA region includes the following protein-coding sequences:
- a CDS encoding DUF5995 family protein, producing MQPQSIDDVIARLESIIDDAVARGDRIGYFAALYNRVTLAVREGIRTGEFQDGPRMERLDVTFATRFLDALDAWRAGQLPSRVWLKAFEATLSPTPVILQHLLAAMNAHITLDLGIAAARTCPGAELPGLKTDFDRINTVLASLTPTVEGEIGRDSPEFALLSRVAPAVENHIVGFAMDDARAMSWAFASALAPLPLQQQVPLMARRDDEAAIASAAILADGIFARVLRHKESTDVAANIRSLAQGEFRISVAAADVATAASIPA